One window of Nocardioides dongkuii genomic DNA carries:
- a CDS encoding S8 family peptidase — translation MPAATAAGSVSADENVALPAGAKPTRFTDGRYVVVLQEPAVAARAAARAPGAVFRADSGDSRAYAERLRTSHARIADEVGAEVDRSYTVATNGFAAQLTAEQAMDLATDRRVLAIEKDVARELDTWRSPDFLGMTGKNGAWTKFGGQKRAGAGVVIADLDSGIWPESKSFAGNRLTRKAKTKWDISMKGTATRMEKADGGVFRGECEPGEAWTASLCTTKIVGARYYPETFLAATDPANISPDEFISTRDGDGHGTHTAGTAAGNAKVNARVEGRRFKALSGMAPAAKLAIYKVCWEDTDPDTGGCYNSAILAAVDDAVSDGADVLNFSISGATDTVVDVVELAFEGAAEAGVFVSASAGNSGPGASTVAHNSPWLTTVAASTHALFENTLVLGNGRKILGASIAAEKLPAKPLVTAEASVVAGGDAADAALCGPDTLDPAKVTGKMVVCIRGGYDRVAKSAEVKRAGGVAMLLANATEGSLDADFHTVPTVHIPHTETPQVMSYIASAGAGATARFELGNLTKKKTPLPQVGGFSSRGPALANDADLLKPDIAAPGVSVLAAVAPPSNSGRKYDLYSGTSMAAPHISGLAAFILGNRPRWEPMDVKSAMMTTAKSVRNADGRRSKDWFGQGAGQVQPRKFLKPGLFVTSDAQDWRGFLTGLGVANTGVRAIEAKDLNVPSLAQSGVTGQTSFTRSFRSSMKGRWKIKVNVPGFTVKTRPGITATRAGDVNDVTFRFTRTTAPLNQWAKGSVTLTGPTKVRMPIVLQPVAVDAPDLVEGEGTSGEVRVPITAGYTGTLQVDPVGLTPAESFPGGVPEGDYAIECVQVTEGTDLSRFELDATDDSADLDMYVYSATSCSPATVTGLVGEAATGSADELFMAEELAAGTYLVQVDGFAAGSAGSPIDYELRYFGVGGVPDQGNLTVDPNPVPVQANQQTAFDLSWSGLTADTRYFGMLNYAGSDDPTYVSVVTGTD, via the coding sequence GTGCCTGCGGCCACCGCCGCGGGCAGCGTCTCGGCCGACGAGAACGTCGCCCTGCCGGCCGGCGCCAAGCCGACCCGGTTCACCGACGGCCGCTACGTGGTCGTCCTGCAGGAGCCCGCGGTGGCCGCCCGTGCCGCCGCCCGCGCCCCCGGTGCGGTGTTCCGTGCCGACAGCGGTGACTCCCGCGCGTACGCCGAGCGCCTGCGCACCAGCCACGCGCGGATCGCCGACGAGGTGGGCGCCGAGGTCGACCGCAGCTACACGGTCGCCACGAACGGCTTCGCCGCGCAGCTGACCGCGGAGCAGGCCATGGACCTGGCCACCGACCGCCGCGTGCTGGCCATTGAGAAGGACGTCGCGCGCGAGCTCGACACCTGGCGCTCGCCGGACTTCCTCGGCATGACCGGCAAGAACGGCGCCTGGACCAAGTTCGGCGGCCAGAAGCGGGCCGGCGCCGGCGTCGTCATCGCCGACCTCGACAGCGGCATCTGGCCGGAGTCGAAGTCGTTCGCCGGCAACCGCCTCACGCGCAAGGCGAAGACGAAGTGGGACATCTCCATGAAGGGCACCGCGACCCGGATGGAGAAGGCCGACGGCGGCGTCTTCCGGGGCGAGTGCGAGCCGGGCGAGGCGTGGACCGCGTCCCTGTGCACGACCAAGATCGTCGGCGCCCGCTACTACCCCGAGACCTTCCTCGCGGCGACCGATCCCGCGAACATCTCCCCGGACGAGTTCATCTCCACCCGTGACGGCGACGGGCACGGCACCCACACCGCCGGCACGGCCGCCGGCAACGCCAAGGTCAACGCCCGGGTGGAGGGCCGCAGGTTCAAGGCACTCTCCGGCATGGCCCCGGCCGCGAAGCTCGCGATCTACAAGGTCTGCTGGGAGGACACCGACCCCGACACGGGCGGCTGCTACAACAGCGCGATCCTCGCCGCCGTCGACGACGCGGTCTCCGACGGCGCCGACGTCCTCAACTTCTCGATCTCCGGCGCCACCGACACCGTCGTCGACGTGGTCGAGCTCGCCTTCGAGGGCGCGGCCGAGGCCGGCGTCTTCGTGAGCGCCTCCGCGGGCAACTCCGGCCCCGGCGCCTCCACCGTGGCGCACAACAGCCCCTGGCTGACCACGGTCGCGGCGAGCACGCACGCCCTCTTCGAGAACACCCTGGTGCTGGGCAACGGCCGCAAGATCCTCGGCGCGTCGATCGCGGCCGAGAAGCTCCCCGCCAAGCCCCTGGTCACCGCCGAGGCCTCCGTCGTCGCCGGCGGCGACGCCGCCGACGCCGCCCTGTGCGGCCCGGACACGCTCGACCCGGCCAAGGTCACCGGCAAGATGGTGGTCTGCATCCGTGGCGGCTACGACCGGGTCGCCAAGAGCGCCGAGGTCAAGCGCGCCGGCGGGGTCGCGATGCTGCTCGCCAACGCCACCGAGGGCAGCCTGGACGCCGACTTCCACACCGTCCCGACCGTGCACATCCCGCACACCGAGACCCCGCAGGTGATGAGCTACATCGCCTCCGCGGGCGCCGGTGCCACGGCGAGGTTCGAGCTCGGGAACCTCACGAAGAAGAAGACCCCGCTGCCCCAGGTGGGCGGGTTCTCCTCGCGCGGTCCGGCCCTGGCCAACGACGCCGACCTGCTCAAGCCGGACATCGCGGCACCGGGCGTCAGCGTCCTCGCGGCGGTGGCCCCGCCGTCGAACTCCGGTCGCAAGTACGACCTCTACTCCGGTACCTCGATGGCCGCTCCGCACATCTCCGGCCTCGCGGCCTTCATCCTCGGCAACCGCCCCCGCTGGGAGCCGATGGACGTGAAGTCGGCGATGATGACCACGGCGAAGAGCGTCAGGAACGCCGACGGCCGCCGCTCCAAGGACTGGTTCGGCCAGGGTGCCGGCCAGGTGCAGCCGAGGAAGTTCCTCAAGCCCGGCCTGTTCGTCACCTCCGACGCCCAGGACTGGCGCGGCTTCCTCACCGGGCTCGGCGTCGCCAACACCGGCGTCCGGGCCATCGAGGCCAAGGACCTCAACGTGCCGTCGCTGGCGCAGAGCGGGGTGACCGGCCAGACGTCGTTCACGCGGAGCTTCCGCTCCTCGATGAAGGGCCGCTGGAAGATCAAGGTGAACGTGCCCGGCTTCACGGTGAAGACCCGCCCGGGCATCACCGCGACGCGGGCGGGCGACGTCAACGACGTCACCTTCCGGTTCACGCGCACCACCGCGCCGCTCAACCAGTGGGCCAAGGGCTCGGTCACCCTGACCGGCCCCACCAAGGTCCGGATGCCGATCGTCCTGCAGCCGGTGGCCGTCGACGCCCCCGACCTGGTCGAGGGCGAGGGCACCAGCGGTGAGGTGCGGGTCCCGATCACGGCCGGCTACACCGGCACCCTCCAGGTCGACCCGGTGGGCCTCACGCCCGCCGAGTCGTTCCCGGGCGGCGTGCCGGAGGGCGACTACGCCATCGAGTGCGTCCAGGTGACCGAGGGCACCGACCTGTCCCGGTTCGAGCTCGACGCGACCGACGACTCCGCCGACCTCGACATGTACGTCTACAGCGCCACCTCGTGCAGCCCGGCGACGGTGACGGGGCTCGTGGGCGAGGCGGCGACCGGTTCGGCCGACGAGCTGTTCATGGCCGAGGAGCTCGCCGCCGGGACGTACCTGGTCCAGGTCGACGGGTTCGCCGCCGGTTCCGCGGGCAGCCCGATCGACTACGAGCTGCGCTACTTCGGCGTCGGCGGGGTCCCGGACCAGGGCAACCTCACCGTGGACCCGAACCCGGTGCCGGTGCAGGCGAACCAGCAGACGGCGTTCGACCTGTCCTGGAGCGGCCTGACGGCCGACACGCGGTACTTCGGGATGCTGAACTACGCCGGGTCCGACGACCCGACGTACGTCTCGGTGGTCACCGGGACCGACTGA
- a CDS encoding SDR family NAD(P)-dependent oxidoreductase: protein MSRILVTGAASGLGAALAEAFEARGDEVLRTDLTGGDLTLDITSDDDWAAAVAHVEERWGGLDVLVNNAGVAGGGRLDVADLDEWRWITEINLFGAVRGLRAFVPMLKRQRSGRIVNVASLAGLVHPAGMASYNAVKAAVVALTETAGHELAPYGVTAHVVCPSFFRTRLMDSLRGRDEGLGSVVRQLVEESPTTAEQVAAAVLEGLDRGDEVILPDPAAQAAYGLKVGDRAAYDAMMRDQARKLDTLASSRGDRR from the coding sequence ATGAGCCGCATCCTGGTCACCGGGGCCGCCTCCGGGCTCGGCGCCGCGCTGGCCGAGGCGTTCGAGGCGCGCGGCGACGAGGTGCTCCGCACCGACCTCACCGGCGGCGACCTCACCCTCGACATCACCTCCGACGACGACTGGGCGGCCGCGGTCGCCCACGTCGAGGAGCGCTGGGGCGGCCTCGACGTGCTGGTCAACAACGCCGGCGTCGCCGGCGGCGGCCGGCTCGACGTGGCCGACCTCGACGAGTGGCGCTGGATCACCGAGATCAACCTGTTCGGCGCCGTCCGCGGCCTGCGCGCCTTCGTGCCGATGCTCAAGCGGCAGCGGTCCGGGCGGATCGTCAACGTCGCCTCCCTCGCCGGGCTCGTGCACCCCGCGGGCATGGCGTCCTACAACGCGGTCAAGGCGGCGGTCGTCGCCCTCACCGAGACCGCCGGCCACGAGCTCGCGCCGTACGGCGTGACCGCGCACGTGGTCTGCCCGTCCTTCTTCCGCACCCGGCTGATGGACTCCCTGCGCGGCCGCGACGAGGGTCTCGGCAGCGTCGTCCGCCAGCTGGTCGAGGAGTCGCCGACGACCGCCGAGCAGGTGGCGGCCGCGGTGCTCGAGGGGCTGGACCGCGGCGACGAGGTGATCCTGCCCGACCCGGCCGCGCAGGCGGCGTACGGCCTCAAGGTCGGCGACCGCGCGGCGTACGACGCGATGATGCGCGACCAGGCCCGCAAGCTCGACACCCTCGCGTCGTCCCGGGGGGACCGTCGATGA
- a CDS encoding ABC transporter ATP-binding protein, whose protein sequence is MSAVLRLDRVSRVHGEGETAVRALREVSFSAYAGELVAVMGPSGSGKSTLLTLAGGLDSPTTGTVSVEGVDLGALGATERARMRRTSLGYVFQDFNLIPALTAAENVALPRELDGERTRAARRKALDALEEVGLVDLADRFPDEMSGGQQQRVAIARAIVGERRLVLADEPTGALDTETGEEVLRLLRARCDAGAAGVLVTHEARHAAWADRVVFLRDGVVVDETGADPVDALLVEDGSR, encoded by the coding sequence ATGAGCGCGGTGCTGCGCCTGGACCGGGTCTCGCGCGTCCACGGCGAGGGCGAGACCGCGGTGCGCGCGCTGCGCGAGGTCTCCTTCTCCGCGTACGCCGGCGAGCTGGTCGCCGTCATGGGCCCCTCGGGCTCCGGCAAGTCGACGCTGCTCACCCTCGCGGGCGGGCTCGACAGCCCGACCACCGGCACGGTGTCGGTCGAGGGCGTCGACCTCGGCGCGCTGGGCGCCACCGAGCGGGCGCGGATGCGGCGTACCTCGCTGGGCTACGTCTTCCAGGACTTCAACCTGATCCCCGCGCTCACCGCGGCCGAGAACGTCGCGCTGCCCCGCGAGCTCGACGGGGAGCGCACCCGGGCCGCGCGCCGCAAGGCCCTCGACGCGCTCGAGGAGGTCGGCCTGGTCGACCTCGCCGACCGGTTCCCCGACGAGATGTCGGGCGGCCAGCAGCAGCGGGTGGCGATCGCGCGGGCCATCGTCGGCGAGCGGCGGCTGGTGCTCGCCGACGAGCCGACCGGGGCGCTCGACACCGAGACCGGCGAGGAGGTCCTGCGCCTGCTGCGCGCCCGGTGCGACGCGGGCGCCGCCGGCGTCCTGGTCACCCACGAGGCCCGGCACGCCGCGTGGGCCGACCGGGTGGTCTTCCTGCGCGACGGGGTGGTGGTCGACGAGACCGGCGCCGACCCGGTCGACGCGCTCCTCGTCGAGGACGGCTCCCGGTGA
- a CDS encoding PadR family transcriptional regulator, which yields MSVKQALLALLEQGPMYGYQLRSEFEQRTGATWPLNVGQVYTTLTRLERDGLVEGAGDDGEGHVVYRITGPGREEVAAWFTTPVERTQPPRDELAIKLALAVTVPGVDVGTVIQQQRSATMRALQDYTRLKRSGRAARPAEPADLAWSLVLDSLVFSAEAEVRWLDHCEARLRRAALEMPAPVPGAASTSASAAASAAEEEVR from the coding sequence ATGTCGGTCAAGCAGGCACTGCTGGCGCTGCTGGAGCAGGGGCCGATGTACGGCTACCAGCTGCGCAGCGAGTTCGAGCAGCGGACGGGCGCCACTTGGCCGCTCAACGTCGGGCAGGTCTACACGACCCTGACCCGCCTGGAGCGGGACGGACTGGTCGAGGGCGCGGGCGACGACGGCGAGGGCCACGTCGTCTACCGGATCACCGGGCCGGGGCGCGAGGAGGTGGCCGCCTGGTTCACGACGCCGGTCGAGCGCACCCAGCCGCCGCGTGACGAGCTGGCGATCAAGCTCGCGCTCGCGGTGACCGTCCCGGGCGTCGACGTCGGCACCGTGATCCAGCAGCAGCGCAGCGCGACGATGCGCGCCCTGCAGGACTACACCCGGCTCAAGCGCAGCGGCCGAGCGGCCCGTCCCGCCGAGCCCGCCGACCTGGCCTGGAGCCTGGTGCTCGACTCGCTGGTCTTCAGCGCCGAGGCCGAGGTCCGCTGGCTCGACCACTGCGAGGCGCGGCTGCGGCGGGCCGCGCTCGAGATGCCGGCGCCGGTTCCCGGTGCGGCATCTACCTCGGCGTCCGCTGCCGCGTCCGCTGCCGAGGAGGAGGTCCGGTGA
- a CDS encoding phosphotransferase family protein — protein MSTDGNPARPVRDEDAFDTEAVAAWLGLGEISEVRQFAGGASNLTYLLRLPDRELILRRPPAGQKAAGAHDMAREHRIQAALAPVFPHVPAMVGLCEDESLIGSPFYVMEKVEGTILRRDLPGAMTADEVSRLCRNAWDVLTELHSVDVTRHPELAALGRGEGYVGRQVAGWTSRFAKARTDDTGDWSDVTSWLEQHQPADVAQVLVHNDFRLDNLVLAPDDPTRIVGVLDWEMATVGDPLMDLGGSMAYWVEAGDDEVFQMFRRQPSNAPGMWTRAEIVERYCSRAGYDVSPDQWRFYEVFGLFRLAVIAQQIWYRYAHGQTTNEAYAVFGPAVQYLEARCRRLVDETR, from the coding sequence ATGAGCACCGACGGCAACCCGGCGCGGCCGGTCCGCGACGAGGACGCCTTCGACACCGAGGCGGTCGCCGCCTGGCTCGGCCTGGGCGAGATCAGCGAGGTGCGGCAGTTCGCCGGCGGCGCCTCCAACCTCACCTACCTGCTGCGGCTGCCCGACCGTGAGCTGATCCTGCGCCGCCCGCCGGCGGGGCAGAAGGCCGCGGGCGCCCACGACATGGCCCGCGAGCACCGGATCCAGGCCGCGCTCGCGCCGGTCTTCCCGCACGTGCCGGCGATGGTCGGCCTCTGCGAGGACGAGTCGCTCATCGGCTCGCCGTTCTACGTGATGGAGAAGGTCGAGGGCACGATCCTGCGCCGCGACCTGCCCGGCGCCATGACGGCCGACGAGGTCTCCCGGCTGTGCCGCAACGCCTGGGACGTGCTCACCGAGCTGCACTCCGTCGACGTCACCCGGCACCCCGAGCTGGCCGCGCTCGGCCGCGGCGAGGGGTACGTCGGCCGCCAGGTCGCCGGCTGGACGAGCCGGTTCGCGAAGGCCCGCACCGACGACACCGGCGACTGGTCCGACGTGACGTCGTGGCTCGAGCAGCACCAGCCCGCCGACGTCGCCCAGGTGCTGGTGCACAACGACTTCCGCCTCGACAACCTGGTGCTCGCGCCCGACGACCCGACCCGCATCGTCGGCGTCCTCGACTGGGAGATGGCCACCGTCGGCGACCCGCTGATGGACCTCGGCGGCTCGATGGCCTACTGGGTCGAGGCCGGGGACGACGAGGTGTTCCAGATGTTCCGGCGCCAGCCCTCCAACGCGCCGGGCATGTGGACCCGCGCCGAGATCGTCGAGCGCTACTGCTCCCGGGCGGGGTACGACGTGTCGCCGGACCAGTGGCGCTTCTACGAGGTGTTCGGGCTCTTCCGGCTCGCGGTGATCGCCCAGCAGATCTGGTACCGCTACGCCCACGGGCAGACCACCAACGAGGCGTACGCCGTGTTCGGCCCGGCCGTGCAGTACCTCGAGGCGCGCTGCCGCCGCCTGGTCGACGAGACCCGCTGA
- a CDS encoding SDR family oxidoreductase produces MPTTLITGASSGLGAEMARQLAAKGEDLALCARRTDRLEELRAEILAAHPGRRVAVRALDVNDHDQVFEVVRGFRADLGSLDRVVVNAGLGKGAPLGTGGFAANKETATTNFVSALAQCEAAMEVFRDQRAGHLVVVSSMSAMRGMPKTLTTYAASKAGIAHLAEGLRTELYGTELGRTVQVTVLYPGYIASEMNEKVAQRTPLMAPTDKGVRAMVAAIEKRVDSACVPRLPWAPLSVLMKHAPLPVLKRLI; encoded by the coding sequence ATGCCCACCACCCTGATCACCGGCGCGTCCTCCGGCCTCGGCGCCGAGATGGCCCGCCAGCTCGCCGCGAAGGGCGAGGACCTCGCGCTCTGCGCCCGCCGTACCGACCGCCTCGAGGAGCTGCGCGCCGAGATCCTCGCCGCGCACCCCGGCCGCCGGGTCGCGGTCCGCGCCCTCGACGTGAACGACCACGACCAGGTCTTCGAGGTGGTCCGGGGGTTCCGCGCCGACCTCGGCAGCCTCGACCGGGTCGTCGTGAACGCCGGCCTCGGCAAGGGCGCGCCGCTCGGGACCGGCGGCTTCGCCGCCAACAAGGAGACCGCGACGACGAACTTCGTCTCCGCGCTCGCCCAGTGCGAGGCGGCGATGGAGGTCTTCCGCGACCAGCGCGCCGGGCACCTCGTCGTCGTCTCGTCGATGTCGGCGATGCGCGGGATGCCCAAGACGCTCACGACGTACGCCGCGTCGAAGGCGGGCATCGCCCACCTCGCCGAGGGGCTGCGCACCGAGCTGTACGGCACCGAGCTCGGCCGCACCGTCCAGGTCACCGTCCTCTACCCCGGCTACATCGCCTCGGAGATGAACGAGAAGGTCGCGCAGCGGACGCCGCTGATGGCGCCCACCGACAAGGGCGTGCGCGCGATGGTCGCGGCGATCGAGAAGCGGGTCGACTCCGCCTGCGTGCCGCGACTGCCGTGGGCACCGCTGTCGGTGCTGATGAAGCACGCCCCGCTGCCGGTGCTCAAGCGCCTCATCTGA
- a CDS encoding ABC transporter permease, with the protein MIFLSGWTVPLRLARRDALRAKGRSVLVLAMIALPVLAVTAADVVLETQDVDSVESLDRQLGSATASVTVNLARGVVQAPDPELYSSWSDAADTIATAEQVTGVLGDARLVEWRASTVGVATEAGRADVEVLEVDLRDPVADGLARLDEGRLPRTDDEVVVNAALAAKGYAVGDRLDLTGPEQDDADDSADPVVVGIAESAEARGYPVAMGPLGAFALPDRDLEASRSWFVDGDEVDWAEVRALNELGATVLSRAVVLDPPPLPAEAEEMVSSGDDAMATVVALVVVMALIEVVLLAGPAFAVGARRQARSLALMTATGGTPRQARRVVLASAVVLGGAASILGVALGILVARLVLPVAQGRNDSWFGPFDVPWPHLAGITAFGLVSALLAAMVPAWTASRQDVVAVLAGRRGDRRPSLRSPVLGVVLLAAGIGLAAYGALGTGSGEVLIAGSAVVAVLGMILLVPVVLAGLARVSGRLPLALRYAVRDAARHRTRTVPAVAAVAATVAGVVALGISLQSDQAEDRATYVPQLRDGVGAVTWYGPDPQWDRVRGALAREVPDADVVEVRGLGYDGGYSDVRLRRAGDGRLLTGWGSPFGADLLVGPESLDLTDDLRPGDRERAVAALARGAVVAFSTAGSEGDQRLDLRVRTFDEDGEPTGPASREQVAALVVRVDDEYAGPQALLSEDAVRDLGISVRTVSLGLTGTAIDEDQEEELAEAVGALTVDANVYVERGFQLDDEIVVIQLVLVGLGAVLMLGGTLTATFLALSDARPDLATLAAVGAAPRTRRGVAAAYAAVVGVVGAILGALVGFVPGIAVTYPLTSSTGSGPFLDVPWLLIVGLVVALPLLTAAVVGLAARSRLPLVARLD; encoded by the coding sequence GTGATCTTCCTGTCGGGCTGGACCGTGCCGCTGAGGCTGGCCCGGCGCGACGCGCTGCGGGCCAAGGGGCGCAGCGTGCTGGTCCTGGCGATGATCGCGCTGCCGGTGCTGGCCGTGACCGCGGCGGACGTCGTGCTCGAGACCCAGGACGTCGACAGCGTCGAGTCGCTCGACCGCCAGCTCGGGTCCGCGACCGCCAGCGTGACCGTCAACCTGGCGCGCGGCGTCGTCCAGGCCCCGGACCCGGAGTTGTACTCCAGCTGGTCCGACGCGGCGGACACCATCGCGACCGCGGAGCAGGTGACCGGCGTCCTCGGCGACGCGCGGCTCGTCGAGTGGCGCGCGAGCACCGTCGGCGTCGCCACCGAGGCCGGCCGCGCCGACGTCGAGGTGCTCGAGGTCGACCTGCGCGACCCGGTCGCCGACGGCCTGGCCCGGCTGGACGAGGGCCGGCTGCCCCGGACCGACGACGAGGTCGTGGTGAACGCCGCCCTCGCCGCCAAGGGGTACGCCGTGGGCGACCGGCTCGACCTCACCGGTCCGGAGCAGGACGACGCGGACGACTCCGCCGACCCCGTGGTCGTGGGGATCGCGGAGTCCGCGGAGGCGCGGGGCTACCCGGTCGCGATGGGACCCCTCGGCGCGTTCGCGCTCCCCGACCGCGACCTGGAGGCCAGCCGCTCCTGGTTCGTCGACGGGGACGAGGTCGACTGGGCGGAGGTCCGCGCGCTCAACGAGCTCGGCGCGACCGTGCTCTCCCGGGCGGTCGTGCTCGATCCGCCGCCCCTGCCGGCCGAGGCCGAGGAGATGGTCTCCTCCGGCGACGACGCGATGGCCACGGTGGTGGCGCTGGTCGTGGTGATGGCGCTGATCGAGGTGGTGCTGCTGGCCGGCCCCGCGTTCGCGGTCGGCGCCCGCCGCCAGGCGCGCAGCCTCGCGCTGATGACCGCCACCGGCGGCACCCCCCGCCAGGCCCGCCGGGTCGTGCTCGCGAGCGCGGTGGTGCTCGGCGGCGCGGCCAGCATCCTCGGTGTGGCGCTCGGCATCCTCGTGGCCCGCCTGGTCCTGCCCGTGGCCCAGGGCCGGAACGACTCCTGGTTCGGCCCCTTCGACGTCCCCTGGCCGCACCTCGCCGGGATCACGGCGTTCGGCCTGGTCAGCGCGCTGCTGGCGGCCATGGTCCCCGCCTGGACCGCCTCCCGTCAGGACGTCGTGGCCGTGCTCGCCGGCCGGCGGGGCGACCGGCGGCCCTCGCTCCGCTCGCCCGTGCTCGGCGTGGTCCTGCTCGCCGCCGGCATCGGCCTCGCGGCGTACGGCGCGCTCGGCACCGGCTCCGGGGAGGTCCTCATCGCCGGCTCCGCGGTGGTCGCCGTGCTCGGGATGATCCTGCTCGTGCCCGTGGTGCTCGCCGGACTGGCCCGCGTGTCCGGACGGCTCCCGCTCGCGCTGCGGTACGCCGTCCGCGACGCCGCGCGGCACCGCACCCGCACCGTCCCGGCCGTCGCCGCCGTGGCGGCCACCGTCGCGGGCGTCGTCGCGCTCGGCATCTCGCTGCAGAGCGACCAGGCCGAGGACCGCGCCACCTACGTCCCCCAGCTCCGCGACGGCGTCGGGGCCGTCACCTGGTACGGACCCGACCCGCAGTGGGACCGGGTCCGCGGCGCCCTCGCCCGCGAGGTCCCCGACGCCGACGTGGTCGAGGTCCGCGGGCTCGGCTACGACGGCGGCTACTCCGACGTGCGCCTGCGGCGGGCCGGCGACGGACGGCTCCTCACCGGCTGGGGCTCGCCGTTCGGCGCGGACCTGCTCGTCGGGCCCGAGTCGCTCGACCTGACCGACGACCTGCGCCCGGGCGACCGTGAACGTGCCGTGGCCGCGCTCGCCCGTGGTGCCGTCGTCGCGTTCTCCACCGCCGGAAGCGAGGGGGACCAGCGGCTGGACCTGCGCGTGCGCACCTTCGACGAGGACGGCGAGCCGACCGGACCGGCCTCCCGGGAGCAGGTCGCGGCGCTCGTGGTCCGCGTCGACGACGAGTACGCCGGGCCGCAGGCCCTGCTCAGCGAGGACGCGGTGCGCGACCTGGGGATCAGCGTCCGCACCGTGAGCCTCGGCCTCACCGGAACCGCCATCGACGAGGACCAGGAGGAGGAGCTCGCCGAGGCGGTCGGCGCCCTCACCGTCGATGCGAACGTCTACGTCGAGCGGGGCTTCCAGCTCGACGACGAGATCGTCGTCATCCAGCTCGTCCTGGTCGGGCTCGGCGCCGTGCTGATGCTCGGCGGCACGCTCACCGCGACCTTCCTCGCGCTCTCCGACGCGCGTCCCGACCTCGCCACCCTGGCGGCCGTCGGGGCCGCGCCCCGCACCCGGCGCGGCGTCGCCGCGGCGTACGCCGCCGTGGTGGGGGTGGTCGGCGCGATCCTCGGCGCGCTGGTCGGCTTCGTGCCGGGCATCGCGGTGACCTACCCGCTCACCTCCAGCACCGGGTCGGGCCCGTTCCTCGACGTGCCCTGGCTGCTGATCGTCGGGCTGGTCGTGGCGCTCCCGCTGCTCACCGCCGCCGTGGTCGGCCTCGCCGCCCGGTCTCGCCTCCCGCTGGTGGCGCGCCTGGACTGA
- a CDS encoding histidine phosphatase family protein: MGRLLLVRHGQASFGADDYDVLSETGWQQGRLLGAHLAASGTVPTVVVRGGMRRHCETVDAMLEGAGWDLAAGVDPGWDEFDHLGVVARHPDLPEGELDRRAFQALFEQATARWTSGRHDEDYPESYAAFLARVRDSLRRACEQAGPGGTVVVVTSGGPVAAACADLVHPPAGPDDGDLSATARLWARFNTVVVNSSVTRVVVGSTGPRLLTFNEHAHLAGDALTYR, translated from the coding sequence ATGGGGCGGCTGCTCCTCGTCCGGCACGGGCAGGCCTCGTTCGGCGCCGACGACTACGACGTGCTCTCCGAGACCGGGTGGCAGCAGGGCCGGCTGCTCGGCGCCCACCTCGCCGCGAGCGGCACGGTCCCGACGGTCGTGGTCCGCGGCGGCATGCGCCGCCACTGCGAGACCGTGGACGCGATGCTCGAGGGGGCCGGCTGGGACCTCGCCGCCGGCGTCGACCCCGGGTGGGACGAGTTCGACCACCTCGGCGTGGTCGCGCGCCACCCCGACCTGCCCGAGGGCGAGCTGGACCGGCGGGCCTTCCAGGCGCTCTTCGAGCAGGCCACCGCGCGCTGGACCAGCGGCCGGCACGACGAGGACTACCCCGAGTCGTACGCCGCGTTCCTCGCCCGGGTGCGCGACTCGCTGCGCCGCGCCTGCGAGCAGGCGGGCCCGGGCGGCACGGTGGTCGTGGTGACCTCCGGCGGGCCGGTCGCCGCCGCCTGCGCCGACCTGGTGCACCCGCCCGCCGGGCCCGACGACGGCGACCTCTCGGCCACCGCGCGCCTGTGGGCCCGGTTCAACACCGTGGTCGTGAACTCCTCGGTCACCCGCGTCGTGGTCGGGTCCACCGGACCCCGGCTGCTCACCTTCAACGAGCACGCCCACCTCGCCGGCGACGCGCTCACGTACCGCTGA